TACCAGGATGGAATGATGGACATGGTCTCACCTTCAGTGTTGCAGGAACTCATTGATAACGATGATATAGTTAAGTTTCAACGCTCCAGTGGTTGGGTCTATCCTGAAATTGACCCTGTGCGTAATTTGGTCTCTTCTGACTATCAGGGAGTGGAACGTCGATTTGCATAGACAGGACTTGATTTACTGATAATTAACAGGCGAGGCTCAACTCTTTAAAGTTGAGCCTTTTTTATTGTGGAAGCAGGTTTGTCAGCTTTTGGCGATAGCTGTTCAGGAGCTTTAGAACCCTTGTTCTTTGTTCTTGCCCGAGTCGCAGCAATATCTTCTGCCCCGCAGAGCGTTTTTCCAGATCAGGATCAGCATAAGTAAAAAGAACCGCTGGTTGCGCCAGTTGAATCGGATCTGGAGGATTGGGGGTTTCGATCAGATGATCAATGACATAGACGAGTCGGTCATTAAAGTAGGCATTTGTATAGCCGAGTTGCTCATAGGCTGTTTGAAATAATGGGTAAAAAAAGGTATAAATTTTAATAGCCTGGTCAGTATCGATAGATTCCAATAAGAGGAGAATAGGTTCGTAACGTTTGTAATTTCTACTACTTGTCTGTGGCTCTTCCTGAGTTCCTGATACCAGGAATTTTCCTCCTGGAGCCTTGATCGGTAACAGTGTCCTGGGTAACTTTTTCTCGGGTAAATTGTCGATAGTTGCAACAAACTTTTGAATAAAATTATCTCTGTAGAAGAGGATATTAAGAGACTCTTTGCTGAATAGACTGCTAAGAGCCGTTTCTATGCTCTGGTCGCTTTCCTGAACCAAAGGTAATGATTCTGGAAGGAGCGGCTCTGTGGTCTTCACGGTTGGAGTATTTTCTTGTTGTTTCGAAGGTTTTAATTCTGCAGTTGGTTCAACAACAGGGTAGTGGACAATGGGATTTTTAGTTGGTTCGGGAGGCAGTTTTTGTTTTACTTCCTGGACTACCTGTTCTTCAGCCGGATAGTTTTGAAAATACATGCTTAGACCCAAGGCCCCAAGGACTAATACTAAAATCAAGATAATGAGATTAGTTCTATTCATTGATCCATTCTCCTGTATGCTATTCTCACTCATTATGACGAGTTTTTTTTATCATTTCCAGTCGTTATTTGATTTATCAATGAAATTAATCTGTTAACAGAAATATTATGCAATTAATCCGTACGGAAATTAATAAAATAAATTTTAAAGATGAGGCTACACATCGTTTGTTTCATGGCCGAGGCCATTGTTTTCCGGGGTATGAAGATTTATTGATAGATTGGTTCAAGCCTGTCGTATTGATTACTTTATATCGTAAGCGTGACGAAGTTTGGCTGGCACAGCTGGTAGAATTATTACGTTCACTCATTGTTAAGGCTGAAGTCATCCTGTTACAGGAGAGGAATCTTAAAAATTGTCCAAGCCGGATATTGTTCGGGGAGCTACCGAAAGAGGTCAATGCTGTTGAAGCTGGTCTTAAATATCGATTACGCCTGAATGGATCGCAGAATATTGGATTTTTTCCCGATATGATTCAGGGTCGGAGACTTGTGAAGACTATAGCTGCCGACAAAAAAGTTCTTAACCTGTTTTCTTACAGTTGTAGCTTTTCTGTCGCAGCAATTTCGGCAGGAGCAAAGCATGTTGTGAATCTGGATATGAACCGCGGAGCATTGGAGCTGGGCAGGATTAACCATCAAATTAATCATCTGGATTTGCGTAAAGTCAGTTTTTTGCCCTTGGAGCTTTTTCGTAGTTTTAGCCGGTTGCGAAAGTTATCACCCTTTGAAGTTATTATTTGTGATCCTCCCGCAGATCAAGGGCGTAATTTTCAACCACAGCGGGATTGGCCTAAACTGATCCGTAAATTGCCGTTATTGATTCAATCAGGTGGGGATGTTTTACTCTGCATAAGTAGTCCTCATATTTTCCCCGAATATCTTCAACAACTCATGCTTCAGTTTTTCCCGCAAGCAAAATTGGCAGGTATTATCTATTCTGGTGATGAGTTTCCTGAGCTCAATAAAAGTAAAGGCCTGAATGTTCTGCATTATCAAATTAAATAATCCGGGGAGATAAAAAGCACTTTAAAACTGAACTCGTTTAAAATTGATTATCTTTTCTCAGGGTACGAAATATGAACAATTTGACTATTGCTTTTTTCTCTGTCAGGCTATACTGAAAGTGTGATTTTTCGGATGTATTGAAAGGAGGCTGTCAGATGCCGGTTGTTATTGTTCGTGCAATTGAAGGGATCAGTGCTGAAAAGAAAGAAGAGTTGATGGATAGAATTACTGTTGTCATGAAAGAAGTTCTCGGGAAAAACCCTGAGGCGACTCATGTTATTATTGAGGAGGTGGCAGCTGAAAACTGGGGGATTCGTGGGAAGACTGTGGCGGCGATCCGCTCAGGGAAATAGATGAGAAAGAATTTATAACAAAAAAACGGTCGTCTTATTGGACGACCGTTTTTTTGTCATGAACTCTTTATAGTGAATTAACCACAGATAATTGCATCACCAAAAATTGCGCCAACAATACGGACAGCTTCAGGAGAGGTTACTTGGTAATAGACTTCAACACCTTCTCGTCGTCCAGTAATAATGTTTTTATTTTTCAAAAGTGCAAGATGCTGAGAAACCGTTGCTTGTGGGAGAGACAGACATTCCCAGATTTTTTTAACATTGCAGGATTGAGACATTAATCCGGCAACAATTTTCAGTCTGATTGGGTGACCAAGAACTTTCAGGATTTCTGATTCACGATCAAAATCCATATCAGCGTCAAATGGTAGTGTGTCATGTACTGTGGCCATATTGGACTCCTAAATTATATTTTGAATATATGAATATTAATGGCAAGAAGCTTTTTCGTCAAGAAATGAATGATCGATGTTGGCTAATCTTGTAAAAAATAGTCACATGTGAGGAGAATCGGAGTTTTAAAATGAAAAATATGGCAAAGATTCTGTTTCTTTTCCTCATGCTGTCTATCCCGTCGATGTCTTCATATTCCGCTGAAGTCTCTACAACACCTCATCCTATTGAATCTCTGGTTGGGGAGCTATTCACCTATGAGATATCCTTTCTGTGGTTCGATCATCTTGCCGAAGGGTCAATTCAACTCACTCGGGGTGAACAGCCCGGGACTTATTTGGTCGTCATGCAAGCAAAGACGTTGGGTGCAGCAGCTTTTTTTACCCGACATCGGATTGAAAAATATCAGACTCTGATGAGGGTTGGTCCTTCGGGGTTTTTACAACCTCTATGGCATAGCTCTCATACGATTCGTGGACAAGATGACTCACGTAGCGAAAAAATCACTAAAAACACATTCGATTATGCTTCAGGACGGGTGAGATACCAAAAAATAAAGAATGATAAAGCATATAAAGATGAGTGGTATGCGATGGAGAAAGACAAGCCTCTTTTTGATATTTTAAGCGCTTTGTATAACTTGCGTCTTGGTTTTTACGGTCAACCGGGGGAAGAGGTGATTCATATTCCTACTTTCCATCGCAAAGGAACACAGGATATTGTTGTTGAGCCTTTATTGGAGTTGTCTTCTCGAGACCGGAAATATTTTGCAGAAGATTCTTTTAAAAGCCGAGTTTTGGTTGATCCTTCTGTTTTTGGTACTAAAGGGCGAGATATTCTGGTTTCTTTTGATGCCAAGATGAGGCCGGATAAGGGAATCATTAAAGATGTTATTGGTTTGGGAGATGTTCGGGGAAATCTACGTACCGCTGTGAACTGAAGGGAGAATATTGTGTCGGCAGAAGACAAAATTTTTGTGATAGGACACAGAAATCCGGATACGGATTCAATTTGTAGTGCGATTGCTTATGCGGAGCTTCGTCAGCAGCAAGGACTTGCTGGTGTCAAGGCTGCCAGAGCCGGGACTATCAATCACCAAACTCAATTTATATTGGATTTCCTGAATGTTGCAGTTCCTGAATTGCTGGCAGATGTCCATCCTAGAATCAGGGATGTTGTCACTGAAAAAGCGGTCACAATTCACCAATCTGAGCCGATGTCAAAAGCAATTGAGCTCTATCACCAGAACTTGATCCGGACTCTTCCCGTTGTTGATGATGCTGGTCGTGCAGTAGGTCTGTTACCATTAGAACAGGCAACGGAGTTTTTTCTGGTTCCTGCGGAGCCTGAAAAACTGCGACGTATCAATGCCTCACTGAGTTCTATACAGCGCTGTCTCGGGGCAACAGCGCAACATTTATTTGAACCTGAGCAAGTCGAGGAGCTGGATCTCCATGTTGGTGCCCGACGCGAAGCCAGTTTCAGCCTTTGGGTTGATAAGATTGTTCCGCAAAAAACGATACTTGTTACAGGAGACCGTCCCGGAATCCAGCGTCTTGCTGTTGAGGCTGGTGTCCGTTTATTGATTATCTCTGGAAATGTTCCTGTTGATGAAAGGCTGCTGGAAACGGCACGCAAGAATAATGTATCAATACTTGTCAGTCACTTGGATACAGCAAACTGTGTCTGGCTGACACGGATGGCAACTCCTGTCGGGATTTTGGCTGATTCTGATTTTATGGTTGTTAAACCCAACGATTTGCTTGAAGATTTACGTCTCAAATTGACACACGGAAAACAACCGGCAGCAATTGTTTGTTCCGCAGATGGATTGGTTGCAGGGATTGCTACAAAAAGTCACTTGATTAAAAATTCACCTGTGAAATTGATTTTAGTTGACCATAATGAGTTGTCTCAAGCGGTTCCCGGTGCAGATAAAGTTGAAATTCTTGAAGTTATTGATCATCATCGATTGGGTAACTTCCATACTGATTTACCCATACGGTTTATAAATCAACCTTTGGGGAGTACTTGTTCCCTCGTTTCAACTCTCTACCAGCAAGCCGGAATCGAACCTGAAAAGAAAATAGCTGGTTTGCTTCTTGCCGGACTTCTTTCAGATACTGTCATTTTGAAGTCGCCTACAACCACCGATGTTGATCGCAATTTGGTGTCTTGGTTGGAAAAATATTCTGGTCTGGATCATCAAGTCTTTGGCTCTAAACTATTTGCCGCAGGAAGTCCGATGGCCAGTGGTGCTCCAGCCCGAAAGTTGATTTTTACCGATTTTAAAGAGTATAGCGCCGGAGATGCGACCCTTGGGTTAGGTCAAGTTGAAGTCGTTAATTTTCATTCTTTTCATCAGCGTCAGGACGAACTGATGCAGGAATTACAGAAAATAAGAGAGGAAAAGGGTTATGAGCTTGCTGCGCTTCTGGTGACAGATATTGTCATGGAAACAAGCCTGTTATTGACGGCTGGTCCAAGCGAACTTCCTTATATTATTGGTTATCCGCAGGAAGGAGAGAATATTTATCGTCTGAAAGGGGTGCTTTCTCGTAAAAAACAACTGGTTCCTCATTTGCTGAAAGTATTTAAAGGGGCATGAATCTGCAATGTTTTTTCCAGCTCCGATGGATCTGTTGTCGGTGGCAAACAACAGGTTTCGGTACATAGCCAGGCCGTGGTTTTATTGTCGATCGTGGTTTTTCCTGCGACGAAGGGGACGGAATTTGCGTGTTTTTGAGGGTTGGCCGTTATAATTGTAAGGAGCTGGTGTCTGAGTGGTGTTAGTTTTTTAAGCCAGGTTTCAGCTAATTTTTTCTCTGCTTCCGGCAGAACAATGACAAGAGTCAGCTGTTGACTCATCAGCAGATCAAGGGCCTGGAGTAAACCGGCAAAAGATGTCGGGTGCTGATCTGCGTGGGCCAATGTTGAGCGGAATAACGCGAAAGCCCGTTTTTCCAGATGACTCTTCCCTGTTAATCTTGCCAGTCTGATTAAATTGTGGGCTGTGACTGAACTTGCAGCAGGAATAGCGCCGTCATGTTTTGTCCGGCCCAGTCCCTGTCCATTCGCAAAAGGCTCGGAAGAATCGAAATACCCTCCCTTTCCATCACTGAAGAGTTGTTCACATTGCTCTGTTAATGCGAGTGCCTGTTTTAAGTGATCAGGATTGAAATTTGCTAAAAACAATTCAATCAATCCATAAATATAGAAGGAGTAATCTTCATGGAATGCGTTGATGAGTGTTTCATTATCACGATAGCGTCTTTTTAATTGACCATTTTCCATCAGTTTATCATGGATGAAAAAAGCTGCTTTTTCAGCAGCGAGGAGATAATCAGAATTTTGGAAAAGGAGCCCGGCACGGGCCAGGGGCGCAATCATTAATCCATTCCATCCGGTTAAAATTTTGTCGTCAAGATGAGGATGCAGCCGTTGGCTCCGGGTCTTTAGCAACTGCTCTTTTATCTTCTGTACCCGCTGCGGGAATTGTGGAACGCAAGAGCTTCGATAAAGAATGTTTTTATCCTCAAAGTTTCCTTCAACAGTCATGTTGTAATAATTAGAAAATAAAAGGTTTTCTTCTGCTGTCAGGATGTTATCGAGCTCTTTTGAAGACCAGAGATAGTATGTTCCTTCTGCTCCTTCAGAGTCAGCATCTTCGCCGCAATAAAATCCTCCTTCAGGATGTCGTAATTCTCTCAGGGTGTAATTGAGAACGCTTTCTGCTGCTTGTTTGAAGTACGGGTTGTTGGTTGCCTGCCACGCTTCGATGTAAGCGGTGGAAATCAGCGCCTGATCATAAAGCATTTTTTCAAAATGTGGCACCAACCAAAACTCATCAACTGAGTAGCGGTGTATTCCTCCACCGAGTTGATCAGTTATGCCGCCTTGATCGATGCTCTCTAATGTCCGGAGGGCCATGTGCTGTAAACTCGAATCATTGAGGCGTTGGGCCAAACGTAACAGTAAGGATTGATTGTGGGGTTGTGGGAATTTAGGGGCACGACCGAATCCACCATGCTGGTGGTCATAGAGAGTTTTAAAATTTTGAGCTGCCGAGTGCAGCAGGGTTTCTTCAACCTCGACAAATTCATGGCGCCGTTCCAGTTTTAAAATTTCAGCTGTTAGTTCTTTGCCGTTAGCAATCAGATTTGCAGGCTGTTGCTGCCAAAGCTCAATAAT
This window of the uncultured Desulfuromusa sp. genome carries:
- a CDS encoding GSU3473 family protein; protein product: MREVTVIYQDGMMDMVSPSVLQELIDNDDIVKFQRSSGWVYPEIDPVRNLVSSDYQGVERRFA
- a CDS encoding DUF3014 domain-containing protein, producing the protein MNRTNLIILILVLVLGALGLSMYFQNYPAEEQVVQEVKQKLPPEPTKNPIVHYPVVEPTAELKPSKQQENTPTVKTTEPLLPESLPLVQESDQSIETALSSLFSKESLNILFYRDNFIQKFVATIDNLPEKKLPRTLLPIKAPGGKFLVSGTQEEPQTSSRNYKRYEPILLLLESIDTDQAIKIYTFFYPLFQTAYEQLGYTNAYFNDRLVYVIDHLIETPNPPDPIQLAQPAVLFTYADPDLEKRSAGQKILLRLGQEQRTRVLKLLNSYRQKLTNLLPQ
- a CDS encoding class I SAM-dependent methyltransferase — its product is MQLIRTEINKINFKDEATHRLFHGRGHCFPGYEDLLIDWFKPVVLITLYRKRDEVWLAQLVELLRSLIVKAEVILLQERNLKNCPSRILFGELPKEVNAVEAGLKYRLRLNGSQNIGFFPDMIQGRRLVKTIAADKKVLNLFSYSCSFSVAAISAGAKHVVNLDMNRGALELGRINHQINHLDLRKVSFLPLELFRSFSRLRKLSPFEVIICDPPADQGRNFQPQRDWPKLIRKLPLLIQSGGDVLLCISSPHIFPEYLQQLMLQFFPQAKLAGIIYSGDEFPELNKSKGLNVLHYQIK
- a CDS encoding 4-oxalocrotonate tautomerase family protein, with translation MPVVIVRAIEGISAEKKEELMDRITVVMKEVLGKNPEATHVIIEEVAAENWGIRGKTVAAIRSGK
- a CDS encoding metalloregulator ArsR/SmtB family transcription factor, which translates into the protein MATVHDTLPFDADMDFDRESEILKVLGHPIRLKIVAGLMSQSCNVKKIWECLSLPQATVSQHLALLKNKNIITGRREGVEVYYQVTSPEAVRIVGAIFGDAIICG
- a CDS encoding DUF3108 domain-containing protein, which gives rise to MKNMAKILFLFLMLSIPSMSSYSAEVSTTPHPIESLVGELFTYEISFLWFDHLAEGSIQLTRGEQPGTYLVVMQAKTLGAAAFFTRHRIEKYQTLMRVGPSGFLQPLWHSSHTIRGQDDSRSEKITKNTFDYASGRVRYQKIKNDKAYKDEWYAMEKDKPLFDILSALYNLRLGFYGQPGEEVIHIPTFHRKGTQDIVVEPLLELSSRDRKYFAEDSFKSRVLVDPSVFGTKGRDILVSFDAKMRPDKGIIKDVIGLGDVRGNLRTAVN
- a CDS encoding putative manganese-dependent inorganic diphosphatase, whose protein sequence is MSAEDKIFVIGHRNPDTDSICSAIAYAELRQQQGLAGVKAARAGTINHQTQFILDFLNVAVPELLADVHPRIRDVVTEKAVTIHQSEPMSKAIELYHQNLIRTLPVVDDAGRAVGLLPLEQATEFFLVPAEPEKLRRINASLSSIQRCLGATAQHLFEPEQVEELDLHVGARREASFSLWVDKIVPQKTILVTGDRPGIQRLAVEAGVRLLIISGNVPVDERLLETARKNNVSILVSHLDTANCVWLTRMATPVGILADSDFMVVKPNDLLEDLRLKLTHGKQPAAIVCSADGLVAGIATKSHLIKNSPVKLILVDHNELSQAVPGADKVEILEVIDHHRLGNFHTDLPIRFINQPLGSTCSLVSTLYQQAGIEPEKKIAGLLLAGLLSDTVILKSPTTTDVDRNLVSWLEKYSGLDHQVFGSKLFAAGSPMASGAPARKLIFTDFKEYSAGDATLGLGQVEVVNFHSFHQRQDELMQELQKIREEKGYELAALLVTDIVMETSLLLTAGPSELPYIIGYPQEGENIYRLKGVLSRKKQLVPHLLKVFKGA
- a CDS encoding thioredoxin domain-containing protein encodes the protein MNHLLNEKSPYLLQHVDNPVDWFPWCDEALNKAQQEQKLIFVSIGYSTCHWCHVMAHETFEDKLVAEKLNQNYVCIKVDREERPDIDTVFMHACQLLNGHGGWPLNLFLTPDTLPFYALTYAPRQSNGQQMGFIELVDKIIELWQQQPANLIANGKELTAEILKLERRHEFVEVEETLLHSAAQNFKTLYDHQHGGFGRAPKFPQPHNQSLLLRLAQRLNDSSLQHMALRTLESIDQGGITDQLGGGIHRYSVDEFWLVPHFEKMLYDQALISTAYIEAWQATNNPYFKQAAESVLNYTLRELRHPEGGFYCGEDADSEGAEGTYYLWSSKELDNILTAEENLLFSNYYNMTVEGNFEDKNILYRSSCVPQFPQRVQKIKEQLLKTRSQRLHPHLDDKILTGWNGLMIAPLARAGLLFQNSDYLLAAEKAAFFIHDKLMENGQLKRRYRDNETLINAFHEDYSFYIYGLIELFLANFNPDHLKQALALTEQCEQLFSDGKGGYFDSSEPFANGQGLGRTKHDGAIPAASSVTAHNLIRLARLTGKSHLEKRAFALFRSTLAHADQHPTSFAGLLQALDLLMSQQLTLVIVLPEAEKKLAETWLKKLTPLRHQLLTIITANPQKHANSVPFVAGKTTIDNKTTAWLCTETCCLPPTTDPSELEKTLQIHAPLNTFSK